In Chaetodon trifascialis isolate fChaTrf1 chromosome 2, fChaTrf1.hap1, whole genome shotgun sequence, one DNA window encodes the following:
- the map1lc3c gene encoding microtubule-associated proteins 1A/1B light chain 3C: MPPFDKTQLQDKPFKQRKSFATRKQEVVGIKSKFPNKIPVIIERYEREKYLPPLDKTKFLVPHELTMTQFVTIIRNRMALLPTQAFYLLINSSGLASMSLTMAQVYKDHQDEDGFLYMTYTSQEMFGH; this comes from the exons ATGCCTCCGTTTGACAAAACCCAGCTGCAAGACAAACCGTTCAAACAGAGGAAGAGCTTCG caACGAGGAAACAAGAGGTGGTGGGGATAAAGTCCAAGTTCCCCAACAAGATCCCG GTGATCATCGAGCGGTACGAGAGGGAAAAGTATCTTCCTCCGCTGGATAAAACCAAGTTCCTGGTGCCGCATGAACTCACCATGACTCAGTTTGTCACCATCATCAG GAACCGCATGGCTCTGCTGCCCACTCAGGCCTTCTACCTGCTCATCAACAGCAGCGGGCTGGCCAGCATGTCTCTCACCATGGCTCAGGTGTACAAAGACCACCAGGACGAGGACGGCTTCCTCTACATGACCTACACCTCGCAGGAGATGTTCGGACACTGA